TGTGTAATACTATTGGTATGTCTGTGGCTGCTGTTAAGTCTTCATGGAATGGTATGAGTAATTGTTCATAAATTTCTGGAGCTACTAGTTCTGGTGTTCCATTTGGTTCATATAATACTATTGCATCCATGCCTAGTTCATTGTATAATTCTATTTGTTCTATTAATCCATCATTTATTGCATCTAATGCATCTTCTACTACATAGTAGTCTTTTGATAGTTTTTTAAGAATTCCTTCTATTCCTAGACATTGTCCTAGTACTGTTAGTGGTCCACTCATTGCTCCAACTATTGGTATGTCTTGGTCTCCATATTCTTCTTGGAGTATTCCTGTTGCTTCTATTAGTGCTGGAAAACGTGCATTGTGTATGTAATCATCCGGCATTTCAAAGTCTTCTACACTGTCAAATGGTGCGTGAGTTATTGATGATGAGTTGTCATGGTCTGTTAGTGCTACGTCACATCCTATTGCATCTGCTTCAAATCCTAGGTCAAATGGTAGTACCATGCTTTCTAGTCCTACATATCTGTATGCTGATGATGCTATTTTTGCCATTTGTTCAGCGTCAGTATGTCCTGTTGGAAATCGTACCCCATCTTTTTCCATAAGTTCTGTCATACATGTTGCTGGAAATGATCCTGCTGGTGTTATTTCTGATTCATTTTTTGTTAAAGCATTTATTAAATTGTCTTTTAAATTTATATCTTCTATATTCATTGATTCACCTTTATTTTATTTAAATATGTGATTTGTAATTATATATTTTTTTAAATAATGTAATAACCAAAAATTTTGCTTGTTTTGATTAAATTATAGGATTAGCTTGGTTTAATTATATACTTTTATAAAATATAACAATTGTTATAATTCCTAATATACTCTATACTTAGAAGACATTAATAAATATTTAGGAATATACTTTAAAAAAAATATTAAAAATTACAATACTTTCATTAATAGTTCAATCATATTAGAACTTATGAAAATATCATAAAAAAAGAAAGTTAAAAAAAACAACTAAAATTCTAAATTATCAACATTAACAACCAACTTCTCTGCAAGACTATATGTTTTACTCATAGGCTCATAAGAAAATGTTTCATATACCAGTACAGGTATCCCCGAATCATTTATAGGAATAGTTATAAACTCAGGACTTGTACGATACTCAGGAGCATAATACTCAATATCATCCATATTAGAAAGTAAAATATTCATGAATTTCTCAGAATTCTCATCAAAGCCAGGTGCAAAAAGAAAATTAGTCTTCTCATACTTACCAGGACCTCTAAGACCCTTATTAGCATGAACATCCATCACAAAGGTATACTTATTATCAATTACATGTTGTGCTATAAATTCCCGTGCAAGTAATTGTCCACTCATACGACCCTCAGTTGCCTCATCTACCTCATAAACATCAGTATTATAAATATAATAGCAATAATTAAGTTCACTAGACTTATCAAGTACTGTTTCAAATAAAGCTCTATGAGACTTACTCTCAAGGGGATGCATACCAATAAGATAAGCTATTTTCACACAAGAATCCTTATTTCCATAGGGTCCATGAATATGCACAGTTCCTAACTCATTTTCTCCAAGTAATATACCATCATACTCTTCTGATTTTACTTTTGCAAGACTTGTTGGTTCTTCAGGATAATCTTCATCAAACATTTATTTTTCTCCATACCTGTATCATAAATTACTACTTATAATATTATATATAAACATACTTCTTATAAAACCACACCTTAAAATTAAATTAGATAATACAATGACCTTCTTCATAGAATTAAAAGAACAAGATAAAATACTAAAACAGAAATACAAATATAACACAACTCCACGAAGGAATTAGAAAATTAAAAGAAGATCTTTTCAAAATTAAAAAAAATAGAATGATGAATATGAATACATATTGAATGTATACTATTATCCACCTTTTTTCATGTTTTTATACTTACAGTAGTTGATTTATATTGACTATTTTCCAGTGTTTTTATCAAATAACTAGTATTTCTTGGATAGATTCTATTTATTACCATATTTATTTTTCCATTTACCACATATTTGTTAGATATTACTATTTTATTGTTAACTTTAATTGTTATTGCCGTGTTTAAAGTTACCTGTTTTCCATGATTATCATTTATTATTGCATTTATTATTGTTTTATTGTTCTTTTTTGTTATCTTAGTATTTGTTATCTTAGTTGTTGCTTTTTGTATTGTTAGAGACATTGTTATTATTGATGGCTTGTATTGTGTATCTCCATTGTATCTGATTGTGAGATTTTTTTGTCCTGCTGTTGGAAATATAATAGGACATTGTACTTGTCCATTTTTCACTGTTTTTGTTGCTACTTTTTTTCCATGAATATATATTGTTACTGTTCCATTTGATACTTTTTTGTTGTTTGCATCTTTTATTGTCATGTTTAATGTTATATTATTTCCTTTAACGGGTTTTATTTGTTTTAATGTCGTTGTTGTGTTTATTTTTTGTATATAGAGTGTTATTTTATTTACTGATGGATTATATTGTGTGTTTCCATTGTATCGGATTGTGAGATTTGTAGGTTGTGCTTTAGTAAATTGGGTGTTGTATTGTATCTTTCCATTTGTGATATTCTTGGTTATTGTTTTTTTACCATTAATGTAGCATGTAACTGTTCCACTTGAAACTAGTTTTCCATTATAATCTATTATTATAGCATGTAGTGTTGTAGTTGTGTCTTTTACTGGGTTTGTTCTAGTTATCTTTGTTGTTGTGTTTATTTTTTGTATATGGAGTGTTATTTTATCTACTGATGCTTGGTGGTTGTTATCACCATTATATCTGATTGTTAGGTTTCTTAGTCTTGCTGTGTCAAATGTTTTATTGTATTTTACTTCCCCATTTTTTACTGTTTTTGTTGTTTCTTTTACTCCATTTATGTAGTATGTGGCTGTTCCATTATTTATTTTGTTTCCATATTGATCTTTTATTATGGCATGTAGTGTTGTGGTTGTATCTTTTACTGGGTTTACTTTTGTTATTATTGTTTTTGTTGTTTGTTTTGTTACTTGTATTGTTTTAGTAATTGTACTTGTCTTGTATTGTGTGTTTCCATGATATGTTACTTGTATAATATGATTTCCTGTTTTATTGAATTGGTATTTGAGTATTGTTTGTCCGTGTTCTATTTGTGTGTTTAATTCTTTTTT
This Methanosphaera sp. WGK6 DNA region includes the following protein-coding sequences:
- a CDS encoding uroporphyrinogen decarboxylase family protein, with the translated sequence MNIEDINLKDNLINALTKNESEITPAGSFPATCMTELMEKDGVRFPTGHTDAEQMAKIASSAYRYVGLESMVLPFDLGFEADAIGCDVALTDHDNSSSITHAPFDSVEDFEMPDDYIHNARFPALIEATGILQEEYGDQDIPIVGAMSGPLTVLGQCLGIEGILKKLSKDYYVVEDALDAINDGLIEQIELYNELGMDAIVLYEPNGTPELVAPEIYEQLLIPFHEDLTAATDIPIVLHICGDTNAQIANMMSAGYDGISIADDVDINYAKKVREDIGADTAICGNISTTDTLFMKTPKEVEEDVTEALEKGVDVLLPSCMIAPLSPSQNIRAIVETRNKFFENK
- a CDS encoding Ig-like domain-containing protein, with the translated sequence MISKKYILLLLLLILLITSITTVNSTNITNNTQLKNNHEINNTQHDTTQINTKTMKNTNKEYVNIITGKLVTQVNKTSNITLQITSQYKRPVNTGQVTYTINNNTKITNNVKKGITILQYKFNKTQPYNITAIYHDNTDNYYDGIQQFQVNIIDPRPTINMIITPTNTTTQTTTTITINYQDTYKNHIENGTTQIKIDKKELNTQIEHGQTILKYQFNKTGNHIIQVTYHGNTQYKTSTITKTIQVTKQTTKTIITKVNPVKDTTTTLHAIIKDQYGNKINNGTATYYINGVKETTKTVKNGEVKYNKTFDTARLRNLTIRYNGDNNHQASVDKITLHIQKINTTTKITRTNPVKDTTTTLHAIIIDYNGKLVSSGTVTCYINGKKTITKNITNGKIQYNTQFTKAQPTNLTIRYNGNTQYNPSVNKITLYIQKINTTTTLKQIKPVKGNNITLNMTIKDANNKKVSNGTVTIYIHGKKVATKTVKNGQVQCPIIFPTAGQKNLTIRYNGDTQYKPSIITMSLTIQKATTKITNTKITKKNNKTIINAIINDNHGKQVTLNTAITIKVNNKIVISNKYVVNGKINMVINRIYPRNTSYLIKTLENSQYKSTTVSIKT